TGGAGAGAAAAATGGTGCTGATAGGCAGATTCGAACTGCCGACCTCACCCTTACCAAGGGTGCGCTCTACCAACTGAGCCATATCAGCACTGTATTGGAGCGAGCAGTGGGAATCGAACCCACATCATCAGCTTGGAAGGCTGAGGTAATAGCCATTATACGATGCTCGCAAACCTTTTCTCTGTCCACCTCGTCGAAAAGTGGTGGCGTGACACACCGCGTCACAACCTGCACTTGATTTAACCTGCAAGTGCACAGTAAATATGGTGGAGGGGGCAGGATTCGAACCTGCGAAGGCTGAGCCGGCAGATTTACAGTCTGCTCCCGTTGACCGCTTGGGTACCCCTCCAGATTGATGGTGCCGACTGCCGGAGTCGAACTGGCGACCTACTGATTACAAGTCAGTTGCTCTACCAACTGAGCTAAGTCGGCACTGCATCAAGTGGGTGCGCATTCTAGAGTAATGATCCCATGGGTGCAAGAGGGTAAATCCAAAAAAACACTAAATTTAGCGGAATTTGTTAAATTACTCTGCCGATTGGACAAAAATTCAACGGCAATGCCCACTCTAGGGCATATTTAAGCGAATCGACTCAACCCTTCTAGGACTAAATTGGGCTTTATTTCAATTGCAGCACGGGAAAATTTTCCGAGTAATTTCGCATCGCCGCCACAAATAAAAACTTTATATTCATCGCCATACTGTTTAAGCATTTTTTCTGCGCTACTGATAAATCCCTCCAACATGGCCAAGCAGCCAAAATTTACGCAATCCTCAGTCCCTGTTCCAAATTGTAAGTTTGTGGGAATTGCTTCATTTGAAAATACTTTAGCAGCTCTTTGACTGATCACCTCCTTTTGAAGATGGAATCCTGGTGCTATCCAACCACCAACATGTTGGTTGCCAACTAATACATCACAGGTTGCTGCAGTGCCTAAATCTATTACAGCGACAGGTAAGGCGGTATGCAGTCTAGCACCTAGTACCGCTAGCCATCGGTCGATACCTAAATTTTGATATTGTTGATAAGCACATTCAATACCAAATGCACGTGACTCGGTGACAATATGCTTGCAAGTTTTATTTTGCTGTTCAAGCTGGGTAAATAATTGAGCTAACACTTGGTCTTTTTGTACCGAGGCGACAACAACTTCGTCTGCTTGCATAATCGCTAATTTTAGTCCCTCTAAGTTCTCACAAACCTTCGACTCAATAGGCGCTCCCTCACCAGCGATGAATGAGCGGTCCACTAAGGCGAACTTTATCCGACTGTTTCCGATGTCAATTAGTAAGCTTTTATCCTGCCCTGACACTAATCTCACCTCCGTGAAAAGGACGAACCTCACCATTATGCTCTAGCAAAAGCGCGCCATCTTTATCAATTCCTCTGCATATACCAGTCAATTTTTTGTTACCTATTGTCAGCGTCACCGCCTGATCTGCAAAAAAGTCGAGTTTTTTCCACTCTGCAATAACCGGCAGCAAACCTTGTTGTTCAAATTGCCGTAGCGAGGTGGTTAGCTCATCAATGATGTTGGCGGCTAGAAAATTACGGTCAAATTCACCGCCCGTAGCTTTAGCCAAATCAGTCCAAGGTTGATCAATGGTAATTTGATGTTCTGGCAAATCAATATTCAATCCAATACCGATGATGCAGTCACAGGCCGCACCCATTTGCCCTTCTACTTCAACCAGAATACCTGCCAGCTTCTTACCCTTAAGATAGATATCATTTGGCCACTTCAGTTGGCAATCTGCTACGCCTAATTTGGTTAAGGCATTAACCACCGCAATACCTACCGCTAAACTTAGCCCTCCAATGGCCTGATACCCACCCGGAAATGACCAAAACATCGACATATAAATACTAGCACCGTATGGCGATACCCAGGTTCTACCGTGTCGACCCCTCCCAGCAGTCTGGGCTTCTGCCAAACAGACATAACCATTACTTGGCTTGAGACTCAACTCTTTCAAATATTGGTTGGTGGAATCAATCACATTGAGCACGTTAATTTGTGCAGAGTAGTTTGGCGTTAGATTAGCAATAATTTCGCTGTGTTTTAGCAAAGAAAGAGGCTTAGCTAACCGATAGCCTTTGCCTGTCACACTGAAAATGTCCAATCCTAGATCCGTCAACGCTTTTACATGTTTAGACACCGCAGAGCGGCTTACGCCTAACTCTTGGCCAAGTGTTTCACCGGAATGAAAATTACCGTCCGCTAAACGCTGTAACAGCACAGTTCGCGAAAGATTAGTTTGATAATTCATAATTCAATCATACCTTTACTGCCGACCAAACGAACTTCGTTTTCTAATTTTATCGAAAAGGTAGCTTCAACTTGGTGCTGGATTTTTCGAGCTAGAGTTAACAGTTGAGAACCTGTTCCTGTGCCATCGTTGGTTAAGACAAGAGCTTGGGTTGGATGGCATTGGATCC
Above is a window of Aliiglaciecola sp. LCG003 DNA encoding:
- a CDS encoding type III pantothenate kinase, coding for MSGQDKSLLIDIGNSRIKFALVDRSFIAGEGAPIESKVCENLEGLKLAIMQADEVVVASVQKDQVLAQLFTQLEQQNKTCKHIVTESRAFGIECAYQQYQNLGIDRWLAVLGARLHTALPVAVIDLGTAATCDVLVGNQHVGGWIAPGFHLQKEVISQRAAKVFSNEAIPTNLQFGTGTEDCVNFGCLAMLEGFISSAEKMLKQYGDEYKVFICGGDAKLLGKFSRAAIEIKPNLVLEGLSRFA
- the birA gene encoding bifunctional biotin--[acetyl-CoA-carboxylase] ligase/biotin operon repressor BirA, whose amino-acid sequence is MNYQTNLSRTVLLQRLADGNFHSGETLGQELGVSRSAVSKHVKALTDLGLDIFSVTGKGYRLAKPLSLLKHSEIIANLTPNYSAQINVLNVIDSTNQYLKELSLKPSNGYVCLAEAQTAGRGRHGRTWVSPYGASIYMSMFWSFPGGYQAIGGLSLAVGIAVVNALTKLGVADCQLKWPNDIYLKGKKLAGILVEVEGQMGAACDCIIGIGLNIDLPEHQITIDQPWTDLAKATGGEFDRNFLAANIIDELTTSLRQFEQQGLLPVIAEWKKLDFFADQAVTLTIGNKKLTGICRGIDKDGALLLEHNGEVRPFHGGEISVRAG